One window of the Pyrus communis chromosome 17, drPyrComm1.1, whole genome shotgun sequence genome contains the following:
- the LOC137722769 gene encoding glutathione S-transferase L3-like, translated as MAYKHEELPPPLDSTSSPPPLFDGTTRLYVNYTCPFAQRVWITRNYKGLQDKIKLVGIDLENRPAWYKEKVYPGNKVPSLEHNGKVIGESLDLIKYLESNFEGPSLVPNDDPQRKKFGEELLTYVDTFVGSLYRSLKGDTAKAADEQFDYLENALKKFDDGPYLLGQFSLVDIAYIPFVEKFQVFLSDVFKYDITAGRPKVAAFLEEINKIEAYKVTKADPKEIVAAYKKKFLEQQ; from the exons ATGGCGTACAA gcatgaggaacttcctccaCCGTTGGATTCCACTTCCTCCCCTCCTCCTCTCTTTGACGGCACTACAAG GTTGTACGTAAATTACACATGTCCATTTGCACAGCGGGTTTGGATCACTAGGAACTATAAG GGTTTGCAAGACAAGATTAAGTTAGTGGGTATAGATCTTGAAAACAGGCCTGCTTGGTACAAGGAAAAGGTCTACCCCGGAAACAAG GTGCCATCTCTGGAGCACAATGGAAAAGTCATTGGAGAAAGTCTTGATCTGATCAAATACCTCGAAAGCAACTTCGAAGGGCCTTCACTTGTCCCCAAT GACGACCCTCAGAGAAAAAAGTTTGGTGAAGAATTATTAACTTATGTGGATACCTTCGTGGGGTCCTTGTATCGCTCATTGAAAGGAGACACGGCAAAAGCAGCTG ATGAGCAGTTTGATTACTTGGAAAATGCTCTTAAGAAATTTGACGATGGGCCATATCTTCTGGGTCAGTTCAGTTTG GTGGACATAGCCTATATCCCGTTCGTTGAGAAGTTCCAAGTCTTCTTATCAGACGTATTCAAGTATGACATCACAGCTGGGAGGCCTAAAGTAGCAGCATTCTTGGAG GAAATCAACAAGATTGAGGCATACAAGGTAACCAAAGCTGATCCAAAGGAGATTGTTGCAGCGTACAAGAAGAAATTCCTG GAGCAACAGTAA
- the LOC137722768 gene encoding thylakoid membrane protein TERC, chloroplastic-like isoform X2 has protein sequence MGTASVIHNGVHIHLKLNSRLPRVSLPSPAPNWSMPHFIHHHIVPIRGHCRRGQSAPIARSRATEQDDDLSTSVYMNFLLESPEEKRGDSASRDGISNVEPSHNDSPDKIKGRDAYAASVCAAVAFGIGVGFKDGVGKASEFFAGYLLEQSLSVDNLFVFVLVFKYFKVPIMYQSRVLSYGIAGAVVFRLTLILLGTATLQRFEAVNLLLAAILLYSSFKLFSSEEDNTDLSNNFIVKTCQRFIPVTSNYDGNQFFTFQDGVRKATPLLLTVAVIELSDIAFAVDSIPAVFGVTRDPFIVFSSNLFAIVGLRSLYTLISAGMSDLEYLQPSIAVVLGFIGCKMILDFFGFHVSTEVSLGFVATSLSAGVLLSLMKKSD, from the exons ATGGGCACGGCTTCCGTCATCCATAATGGCGTCCACATCCATCTGAAGCTCAACTCCCGCCTGCCTAGGGTTTCGCTGCCATCACCAGCCCCAAATTGGAGTATGCCTCACTTCATTCACCATCACATTGTTCCCATCC GCGGCCACTGCCGCCGCGGCCAATCCGCGCCGATTGCACGTTCTAGAGCAACTGAGCAGGATGATGATTTATCCACTTCAG TTTATATGAACTTTCTGCTTGAATCTCCAGAAGAAAAGAGGGGTGATTCTGCGTCCCGAGATGGCATTAGTAATGTGGAACCCTCTCACAATGACTCTCCCGATAAAATTAAGGGGCGCGACGCTTATGCTGCTTCT GTGTGTGCTGCGGTAGCATTTGGCATTGGTGTGGGCTTTAAAGACGGAGTTGGCAAGGCATCGGAGTTCTTTGCCGG GTATTTACTGGAGCAAAGCTTGTCAGTAGACAATCTGTTTGTCTTTGTTCTAGTTTTCAAGTACTTCAAAGTGCCAATTATGTATCAG AGTCGAGTACTTTCTTATGGCATTGCTGGAGCGGTGGTCTTCCGTTTGACATTAATACTCCTTGGAACAGCCACACTTCAG AGGTTTGAGGCGGTAAATCTTTTGCTGGCTGCAATACTCCTTTACTCATCTTTCAAG CTATTTTCCAGTGAAGAAGATAACACTGATCTATCCAACAATTTTATTGTGAAGACATGCCAGAGATTTATCCCTGTCACGT CTAATTATGATGGCAATCAATTTTTTACATTTCAAGATGGTGTCCGGAAG GCCACACCTTTACTTCTCACGGTAGCAGTTATTGAGCTCAGTGACATAGCATTCGCT GTTGACTCTATACCAGCAGTTTTTGGCGTTACTCGGGATCCATTCATAGTTTTCAGTTCTAATCTTTTTGCGATCGTAG GTTTAAGGTCGCTTTACACACTCATTTCTGCGGGTATGTCAGACTTGGAGTATTTGCAG CCATCAATTGCTGTTGTTCTGGGCTTTATCGGGTGTAAGATGATCCTGGATTTTTTTG GGTTTCACGTATCAACCGAGGTGTCTCTTGGCTTTGTAGCTACAAGTCTTAGTGCCGGGGTGCTGTTAAGTCTAATGAAGAAGTCAGACTAG
- the LOC137722768 gene encoding thylakoid membrane protein TERC, chloroplastic-like isoform X4, with the protein MGTASVIHNGVHIHLKLNSRLPRVSLPSPAPNWSMPHFIHHHIVPIRGHCRRGQSAPIARSRATEQDDDLSTSEEKRGDSASRDGISNVEPSHNDSPDKIKGRDAYAASVCAAVAFGIGVGFKDGVGKASEFFAGYLLEQSLSVDNLFVFVLVFKYFKVPIMYQSRVLSYGIAGAVVFRLTLILLGTATLQRFEAVNLLLAAILLYSSFKLFSSEEDNTDLSNNFIVKTCQRFIPVTSNYDGNQFFTFQDGVRKATPLLLTVAVIELSDIAFAVDSIPAVFGVTRDPFIVFSSNLFAIVGLRSLYTLISAGMSDLEYLQPSIAVVLGFIGCKMILDFFGFHVSTEVSLGFVATSLSAGVLLSLMKKSD; encoded by the exons ATGGGCACGGCTTCCGTCATCCATAATGGCGTCCACATCCATCTGAAGCTCAACTCCCGCCTGCCTAGGGTTTCGCTGCCATCACCAGCCCCAAATTGGAGTATGCCTCACTTCATTCACCATCACATTGTTCCCATCC GCGGCCACTGCCGCCGCGGCCAATCCGCGCCGATTGCACGTTCTAGAGCAACTGAGCAGGATGATGATTTATCCACTTCAG AAGAAAAGAGGGGTGATTCTGCGTCCCGAGATGGCATTAGTAATGTGGAACCCTCTCACAATGACTCTCCCGATAAAATTAAGGGGCGCGACGCTTATGCTGCTTCT GTGTGTGCTGCGGTAGCATTTGGCATTGGTGTGGGCTTTAAAGACGGAGTTGGCAAGGCATCGGAGTTCTTTGCCGG GTATTTACTGGAGCAAAGCTTGTCAGTAGACAATCTGTTTGTCTTTGTTCTAGTTTTCAAGTACTTCAAAGTGCCAATTATGTATCAG AGTCGAGTACTTTCTTATGGCATTGCTGGAGCGGTGGTCTTCCGTTTGACATTAATACTCCTTGGAACAGCCACACTTCAG AGGTTTGAGGCGGTAAATCTTTTGCTGGCTGCAATACTCCTTTACTCATCTTTCAAG CTATTTTCCAGTGAAGAAGATAACACTGATCTATCCAACAATTTTATTGTGAAGACATGCCAGAGATTTATCCCTGTCACGT CTAATTATGATGGCAATCAATTTTTTACATTTCAAGATGGTGTCCGGAAG GCCACACCTTTACTTCTCACGGTAGCAGTTATTGAGCTCAGTGACATAGCATTCGCT GTTGACTCTATACCAGCAGTTTTTGGCGTTACTCGGGATCCATTCATAGTTTTCAGTTCTAATCTTTTTGCGATCGTAG GTTTAAGGTCGCTTTACACACTCATTTCTGCGGGTATGTCAGACTTGGAGTATTTGCAG CCATCAATTGCTGTTGTTCTGGGCTTTATCGGGTGTAAGATGATCCTGGATTTTTTTG GGTTTCACGTATCAACCGAGGTGTCTCTTGGCTTTGTAGCTACAAGTCTTAGTGCCGGGGTGCTGTTAAGTCTAATGAAGAAGTCAGACTAG
- the LOC137722768 gene encoding thylakoid membrane protein TERC, chloroplastic-like isoform X3 has translation MGTASVIHNGVHIHLKLNSRLPRVSLPSPAPNWSMPHFIHHHIVPIRGHCRRGQSAPIARSRATEQDDDLSTSEEKRGDSASRDGISNVEPSHNDSPDKIKGRDAYAASVRTVALWVCAAVAFGIGVGFKDGVGKASEFFAGYLLEQSLSVDNLFVFVLVFKYFKVPIMYQSRVLSYGIAGAVVFRLTLILLGTATLQRFEAVNLLLAAILLYSSFKLFSSEEDNTDLSNNFIVKTCQRFIPVTSNYDGNQFFTFQDGVRKATPLLLTVAVIELSDIAFAVDSIPAVFGVTRDPFIVFSSNLFAIVGLRSLYTLISAGMSDLEYLQPSIAVVLGFIGCKMILDFFGFHVSTEVSLGFVATSLSAGVLLSLMKKSD, from the exons ATGGGCACGGCTTCCGTCATCCATAATGGCGTCCACATCCATCTGAAGCTCAACTCCCGCCTGCCTAGGGTTTCGCTGCCATCACCAGCCCCAAATTGGAGTATGCCTCACTTCATTCACCATCACATTGTTCCCATCC GCGGCCACTGCCGCCGCGGCCAATCCGCGCCGATTGCACGTTCTAGAGCAACTGAGCAGGATGATGATTTATCCACTTCAG AAGAAAAGAGGGGTGATTCTGCGTCCCGAGATGGCATTAGTAATGTGGAACCCTCTCACAATGACTCTCCCGATAAAATTAAGGGGCGCGACGCTTATGCTGCTTCTGTAAGAACTGTAGCCTTGTGG GTGTGTGCTGCGGTAGCATTTGGCATTGGTGTGGGCTTTAAAGACGGAGTTGGCAAGGCATCGGAGTTCTTTGCCGG GTATTTACTGGAGCAAAGCTTGTCAGTAGACAATCTGTTTGTCTTTGTTCTAGTTTTCAAGTACTTCAAAGTGCCAATTATGTATCAG AGTCGAGTACTTTCTTATGGCATTGCTGGAGCGGTGGTCTTCCGTTTGACATTAATACTCCTTGGAACAGCCACACTTCAG AGGTTTGAGGCGGTAAATCTTTTGCTGGCTGCAATACTCCTTTACTCATCTTTCAAG CTATTTTCCAGTGAAGAAGATAACACTGATCTATCCAACAATTTTATTGTGAAGACATGCCAGAGATTTATCCCTGTCACGT CTAATTATGATGGCAATCAATTTTTTACATTTCAAGATGGTGTCCGGAAG GCCACACCTTTACTTCTCACGGTAGCAGTTATTGAGCTCAGTGACATAGCATTCGCT GTTGACTCTATACCAGCAGTTTTTGGCGTTACTCGGGATCCATTCATAGTTTTCAGTTCTAATCTTTTTGCGATCGTAG GTTTAAGGTCGCTTTACACACTCATTTCTGCGGGTATGTCAGACTTGGAGTATTTGCAG CCATCAATTGCTGTTGTTCTGGGCTTTATCGGGTGTAAGATGATCCTGGATTTTTTTG GGTTTCACGTATCAACCGAGGTGTCTCTTGGCTTTGTAGCTACAAGTCTTAGTGCCGGGGTGCTGTTAAGTCTAATGAAGAAGTCAGACTAG
- the LOC137722768 gene encoding thylakoid membrane protein TERC, chloroplastic-like isoform X1 → MGTASVIHNGVHIHLKLNSRLPRVSLPSPAPNWSMPHFIHHHIVPIRGHCRRGQSAPIARSRATEQDDDLSTSVYMNFLLESPEEKRGDSASRDGISNVEPSHNDSPDKIKGRDAYAASVRTVALWVCAAVAFGIGVGFKDGVGKASEFFAGYLLEQSLSVDNLFVFVLVFKYFKVPIMYQSRVLSYGIAGAVVFRLTLILLGTATLQRFEAVNLLLAAILLYSSFKLFSSEEDNTDLSNNFIVKTCQRFIPVTSNYDGNQFFTFQDGVRKATPLLLTVAVIELSDIAFAVDSIPAVFGVTRDPFIVFSSNLFAIVGLRSLYTLISAGMSDLEYLQPSIAVVLGFIGCKMILDFFGFHVSTEVSLGFVATSLSAGVLLSLMKKSD, encoded by the exons ATGGGCACGGCTTCCGTCATCCATAATGGCGTCCACATCCATCTGAAGCTCAACTCCCGCCTGCCTAGGGTTTCGCTGCCATCACCAGCCCCAAATTGGAGTATGCCTCACTTCATTCACCATCACATTGTTCCCATCC GCGGCCACTGCCGCCGCGGCCAATCCGCGCCGATTGCACGTTCTAGAGCAACTGAGCAGGATGATGATTTATCCACTTCAG TTTATATGAACTTTCTGCTTGAATCTCCAGAAGAAAAGAGGGGTGATTCTGCGTCCCGAGATGGCATTAGTAATGTGGAACCCTCTCACAATGACTCTCCCGATAAAATTAAGGGGCGCGACGCTTATGCTGCTTCTGTAAGAACTGTAGCCTTGTGG GTGTGTGCTGCGGTAGCATTTGGCATTGGTGTGGGCTTTAAAGACGGAGTTGGCAAGGCATCGGAGTTCTTTGCCGG GTATTTACTGGAGCAAAGCTTGTCAGTAGACAATCTGTTTGTCTTTGTTCTAGTTTTCAAGTACTTCAAAGTGCCAATTATGTATCAG AGTCGAGTACTTTCTTATGGCATTGCTGGAGCGGTGGTCTTCCGTTTGACATTAATACTCCTTGGAACAGCCACACTTCAG AGGTTTGAGGCGGTAAATCTTTTGCTGGCTGCAATACTCCTTTACTCATCTTTCAAG CTATTTTCCAGTGAAGAAGATAACACTGATCTATCCAACAATTTTATTGTGAAGACATGCCAGAGATTTATCCCTGTCACGT CTAATTATGATGGCAATCAATTTTTTACATTTCAAGATGGTGTCCGGAAG GCCACACCTTTACTTCTCACGGTAGCAGTTATTGAGCTCAGTGACATAGCATTCGCT GTTGACTCTATACCAGCAGTTTTTGGCGTTACTCGGGATCCATTCATAGTTTTCAGTTCTAATCTTTTTGCGATCGTAG GTTTAAGGTCGCTTTACACACTCATTTCTGCGGGTATGTCAGACTTGGAGTATTTGCAG CCATCAATTGCTGTTGTTCTGGGCTTTATCGGGTGTAAGATGATCCTGGATTTTTTTG GGTTTCACGTATCAACCGAGGTGTCTCTTGGCTTTGTAGCTACAAGTCTTAGTGCCGGGGTGCTGTTAAGTCTAATGAAGAAGTCAGACTAG
- the LOC137722433 gene encoding protein MODIFIER OF SNC1 11-like isoform X2: MATDTQKPSDTTTAVETPKKTLGTSPVPPTSTISDPPENPSGGTPSDLPPSSEVNSEENGSKADSEDAKTGSAAGDAAAPATAIEKKMRRAERFGISVQLTEEEKRNSRAERFGTVSTSLGSQASEKPEDLKRKARAERFGLPGPAVVGDEDAKKKARLARFAPISKTDTKADPQEEEKRKARALRFSNTSKGSLTQVNEKGNVEPAAIVGSAGGGV; this comes from the exons ATGGCCACCGACACACAGAAGCCCAGCGACACCACCACCGCCGTAGAAACCCCTAAGAAAACCCTAGGCACCTCCCCGGTCCCACCCACCTCCACAATTTCGGATCCACCCGAAAATCCGTCCGGCGGCACTCCCTCTGATCTACCTCCGTCGTCCGAGGTTAACTCCGAAGAAAACGGGTCCAAGGCCGACTCCGAGGATGCCAAGACTGGCTCTGCCGCCGGTGACGCGGCTGCTCCGGCTACTGCCATTGAGAAGAAGATGCGCCGTGCCGAGCGGTTTGGGATATCCGTGCAGCTCACCGAAGAAGAGAAACGCAACTCTCGTGCTGAGAG GTTTGGTACTGTTTCGACATCGCTTGGATCCCAAGCATCTGAAAAACCAGAGGACCTAAAGAGGAAGGCTAGAGCAGAGAG GTTTGGTCTTCCTGGCCCAGCTGTGGTAGGTGATGAGGATGCAAAGAAGAAGGCTCGTCTTGCTCGGTTTGCACCTATTTCCAAGACAGATACTAAAGCTGATCCTCAGGAAGAAGAAAAACGAAAGGCAAGGGCACTCAG GTTTTCAAACACCTCAAAGGGTTCTCTTACTCAAGTGAATGAAAAGGGTAATGTTGAGCCG GCAGCCATAGTGGGCAGCGCTGGTGGAGGGGTCTGA
- the LOC137722433 gene encoding protein MODIFIER OF SNC1 11-like isoform X1 encodes MATDTQKPSDTTTAVETPKKTLGTSPVPPTSTISDPPENPSGGTPSDLPPSSEVNSEENGSKADSEDAKTGSAAGDAAAPATAIEKKMRRAERFGISVQLTEEEKRNSRAERFGTVSTSLGSQASEKPEDLKRKARAERFGLPGPAVVGDEDAKKKARLARFAPISKTDTKADPQEEEKRKARALRFSNTSKGSLTQVNEKGNVEPKAAIVGSAGGGV; translated from the exons ATGGCCACCGACACACAGAAGCCCAGCGACACCACCACCGCCGTAGAAACCCCTAAGAAAACCCTAGGCACCTCCCCGGTCCCACCCACCTCCACAATTTCGGATCCACCCGAAAATCCGTCCGGCGGCACTCCCTCTGATCTACCTCCGTCGTCCGAGGTTAACTCCGAAGAAAACGGGTCCAAGGCCGACTCCGAGGATGCCAAGACTGGCTCTGCCGCCGGTGACGCGGCTGCTCCGGCTACTGCCATTGAGAAGAAGATGCGCCGTGCCGAGCGGTTTGGGATATCCGTGCAGCTCACCGAAGAAGAGAAACGCAACTCTCGTGCTGAGAG GTTTGGTACTGTTTCGACATCGCTTGGATCCCAAGCATCTGAAAAACCAGAGGACCTAAAGAGGAAGGCTAGAGCAGAGAG GTTTGGTCTTCCTGGCCCAGCTGTGGTAGGTGATGAGGATGCAAAGAAGAAGGCTCGTCTTGCTCGGTTTGCACCTATTTCCAAGACAGATACTAAAGCTGATCCTCAGGAAGAAGAAAAACGAAAGGCAAGGGCACTCAG GTTTTCAAACACCTCAAAGGGTTCTCTTACTCAAGTGAATGAAAAGGGTAATGTTGAGCCG aAGGCAGCCATAGTGGGCAGCGCTGGTGGAGGGGTCTGA